The following are from one region of the Actinoplanes sp. L3-i22 genome:
- the mycP gene encoding type VII secretion-associated serine protease mycosin, with protein MATPTRDQIERNVPAATAAVSCALRRCPLLSGRRFGAAALAGFIALAPATAPAFAAEPVRALTEPVLGSPALAAPVLAVPVRGAPALAAPVVAEPVRGAPALAAPVLAEPGVADEMVEDSTLGRPLADPGAAIDTVRADEWQLQTLDLADAWTYADGTGVTVAVIDSGVDAHHPDLEGQVLPGLDLVNTKGDGDTDPVGHGTTVSAIIAGRNDDSTGVVGIAPKAKILPVRVLNEENRYDDALIVAKGLRWAVDHGARVVNLSLGGSANSPALAAALDYAFAKDVVVVACTGNVNASSSTARGVWYPAREPGVIAVAGMERNGTDLWDGSITGKETVVTAPATELVGAKPGGYWRVQGTSFAAPMVTGTAALIRSRWPDMSASDVINRIIRTAKDRGLPGRDDVFGFGLIDPTGALTATVPEAATNPLDNTPPAGVARFGSAPASGEAQSAPSSEAGRQTEAAAPGTNAGGWAAPATAEPGGSHRGRFVAIALFVISALAALVTIRRFASTAG; from the coding sequence ATGGCGACGCCGACCCGTGACCAGATTGAGCGCAACGTTCCGGCCGCAACGGCCGCGGTGTCGTGCGCCCTTCGGCGGTGCCCGTTGCTGAGCGGACGCCGTTTCGGGGCGGCGGCCCTGGCCGGATTCATCGCGTTGGCGCCGGCGACCGCACCCGCTTTCGCGGCCGAGCCCGTGCGCGCTTTAACTGAGCCGGTTCTCGGCTCGCCTGCGCTGGCCGCACCCGTCCTCGCCGTGCCGGTTCGCGGCGCGCCTGCCCTGGCCGCGCCCGTCGTCGCTGAGCCGGTTCGCGGCGCGCCTGCGCTGGCCGCACCCGTCCTCGCTGAGCCCGGTGTCGCCGACGAGATGGTTGAGGACAGCACGCTGGGCCGGCCGCTCGCCGATCCCGGCGCCGCGATCGACACCGTCCGGGCCGACGAGTGGCAGCTGCAGACCCTCGACCTGGCCGACGCGTGGACCTATGCGGACGGCACCGGCGTCACCGTCGCGGTGATCGACTCCGGGGTCGACGCGCACCACCCCGACCTGGAGGGTCAGGTCCTGCCCGGGCTGGACCTGGTCAACACCAAGGGCGACGGCGACACCGACCCGGTCGGCCACGGCACCACGGTCTCCGCGATCATCGCCGGCCGCAACGACGACAGCACCGGCGTGGTCGGCATCGCCCCGAAAGCCAAGATCCTCCCGGTCCGGGTGCTGAACGAGGAGAACCGGTACGACGACGCGCTCATCGTGGCCAAGGGCCTGCGCTGGGCCGTCGACCACGGCGCCCGGGTGGTGAACCTGTCGCTCGGCGGCAGTGCGAACAGTCCCGCGCTGGCCGCCGCCCTGGACTACGCGTTCGCCAAGGACGTGGTCGTCGTCGCCTGCACCGGCAACGTGAACGCGTCCTCGTCGACCGCGCGCGGCGTGTGGTACCCGGCGCGCGAGCCCGGGGTGATCGCGGTCGCCGGCATGGAACGCAACGGCACCGACCTCTGGGACGGTTCGATCACCGGCAAGGAGACCGTGGTCACCGCGCCCGCGACCGAGCTGGTCGGGGCGAAGCCGGGTGGATACTGGCGGGTGCAGGGCACCAGCTTCGCCGCGCCGATGGTGACCGGCACCGCGGCGCTGATCCGCTCCCGCTGGCCGGACATGTCGGCCAGCGACGTGATCAACCGGATCATCCGGACCGCGAAGGACCGGGGCTTGCCGGGCCGCGACGACGTCTTCGGCTTCGGCCTGATCGACCCGACCGGGGCACTCACCGCCACCGTGCCGGAAGCCGCGACCAACCCGCTGGACAACACGCCGCCGGCCGGGGTGGCCCGGTTCGGCAGTGCTCCGGCTTCGGGCGAGGCGCAGTCCGCGCCGAGCAGCGAGGCCGGTCGCCAGACGGAGGCGGCGGCCCCGGGCACGAACGCTGGGGGCTGGGCAGCTCCGGCGACCGCTGAGCCCGGCGGGTCGCATCGGGGGCGCTTTGTCGCGATCGCTCTGTTCGTGATCTCCGCGCTGGCGGCTCTCGTGACCATCCGCCGCTTCGCCAGCACCGCCGGCTGA
- a CDS encoding MarP family serine protease, whose protein sequence is MPVVDVFLIVLMLLFAISGYRQGFVIGALSLGGFFSGVLIGLQLGPLLAKQFADGTVRMVVALAVILALAVLGQTLAGWLGTSLRKAIFNRPLQHVDDAGGALVSVVAVLLAAWLVAVPMGSTPFPGINKAVRSSAILGGINGLMPEQAQALSSALRETLDTNGFPDVFGGLARTQAKEVAEPDPALRNSKIVQTSKQSVLKVLGAAPSCSRRIEGTGFVYADERVMTNAHVVAGTRDVVVETTRGQLEGTVVVYDPKRDLAVIRVPGLKAPVMPFVAKKAATGASAIVLGYPQDGPYNAQSARVRDVGDITGPDIYESGDVTREIYTIKSLVRSGNSGGPLIAPNGDVLGVIFAAAADDKNVGFALTAAEAAPIAKLGRESTRAVKTGECA, encoded by the coding sequence GTGCCCGTGGTCGATGTCTTCCTGATCGTGCTCATGCTGCTGTTCGCGATCAGCGGCTACCGCCAGGGGTTCGTGATCGGCGCGCTGTCCCTCGGCGGCTTCTTCAGCGGCGTCCTGATCGGGCTGCAGCTCGGTCCGCTGCTGGCCAAGCAGTTCGCCGACGGCACAGTCCGCATGGTCGTCGCCCTCGCCGTGATCCTCGCGCTGGCCGTGCTCGGGCAGACGCTGGCCGGCTGGCTCGGCACCAGCCTGCGCAAGGCGATCTTCAACCGCCCGCTGCAGCACGTCGACGACGCCGGTGGCGCGCTCGTGTCGGTGGTCGCGGTCCTGCTCGCCGCGTGGCTGGTCGCCGTGCCGATGGGCTCGACCCCGTTCCCCGGGATCAACAAGGCGGTCCGGAGCAGCGCGATCCTCGGCGGCATCAACGGGCTGATGCCGGAGCAGGCGCAGGCGCTCTCCTCGGCGCTGCGCGAGACGCTGGACACCAACGGCTTCCCGGACGTGTTCGGCGGGCTCGCCCGGACCCAGGCCAAAGAGGTCGCCGAGCCGGACCCGGCGCTGCGGAACTCGAAGATCGTGCAGACCTCCAAGCAGTCCGTGCTCAAGGTGCTCGGCGCCGCGCCCAGCTGCTCCCGGCGGATCGAGGGGACCGGCTTCGTCTACGCGGACGAGCGGGTGATGACCAACGCGCACGTGGTCGCCGGGACCCGGGACGTGGTCGTCGAGACGACCCGTGGGCAGCTGGAAGGCACCGTGGTGGTGTACGACCCGAAACGCGACCTCGCGGTGATCCGGGTGCCCGGGCTGAAGGCGCCGGTCATGCCGTTCGTCGCGAAGAAGGCGGCGACCGGGGCGAGCGCGATCGTGCTGGGGTATCCGCAAGACGGGCCGTACAACGCGCAGTCCGCCCGGGTCCGGGACGTGGGCGACATCACCGGGCCGGACATCTACGAGTCGGGTGACGTGACCCGGGAGATCTACACGATCAAGTCCCTGGTCCGGAGCGGCAACTCGGGTGGGCCGCTGATCGCTCCCAACGGCGACGTCCTGGGCGTGATCTTCGCGGCGGCCGCTGATGACAAGAACGTGGGCTTCGCTCTGACGGCCGCGGAGGCGGCGCCGATCGCGAAGCTGGGCCGCGAAAGCACCCGAGCCGTCAAGACCGGCGAGTGCGCCTGA
- a CDS encoding CoA pyrophosphatase, with protein sequence MSGGMLLDRPDDLPSWFEPLLTRVAACRTEDFSVLRKPAGAAGRASAVLVLLGESPPAADTPGGPDLLILQRAATMRNHAGQPAFPGGATDPEDADAIATALREADEEVGLDPASAEPLALLPELWIPVSGFSVTPVLAWWRRPHPVRPRQVTEVAHVARLPISELADPANRIRVRHPSGWIGPAFQVRGLLVWGFTAGVISVLLDMAGWAAPWEPGRIVELPDAAAPVPAARGGAPDEVVP encoded by the coding sequence ATGAGCGGCGGAATGCTGCTGGACCGGCCCGATGATCTGCCGTCGTGGTTCGAGCCGCTGCTCACCCGGGTCGCCGCCTGTCGCACCGAGGATTTCAGCGTGCTGCGCAAGCCGGCCGGCGCCGCCGGGCGGGCCAGCGCGGTGCTCGTGCTGCTCGGCGAGAGCCCGCCGGCCGCCGACACCCCGGGCGGCCCCGACCTGCTGATCCTGCAACGCGCCGCGACCATGCGGAACCACGCCGGCCAGCCCGCGTTCCCGGGCGGCGCCACCGACCCGGAGGACGCCGACGCGATCGCCACCGCGCTGCGCGAGGCCGACGAGGAGGTCGGGCTGGACCCGGCCAGCGCCGAGCCGCTGGCCCTGCTGCCCGAGCTGTGGATCCCGGTCAGCGGGTTCTCGGTCACCCCGGTGCTGGCCTGGTGGCGGCGCCCGCACCCGGTCCGGCCGCGGCAGGTGACCGAGGTCGCCCACGTGGCCAGATTGCCGATCAGTGAACTTGCCGACCCCGCGAACCGTATCCGGGTGCGACACCCGAGCGGCTGGATCGGACCGGCCTTCCAGGTCCGCGGACTGCTCGTCTGGGGTTTCACGGCGGGGGTGATCTCGGTTCTGCTGGACATGGCGGGCTGGGCGGCACCCTGGGAGCCGGGTCGTATCGTCGAGCTGCCCGACGCCGCGGCCCCGGTTCCGGCGGCGCGTGGCGGTGCGCCCGACGAGGTGGTGCCGTGA
- a CDS encoding TlpA disulfide reductase family protein — protein sequence MRAGLPIVAGAVGAVLLAGCSAAARSEESAAVSSPFTACTPPAEAPSSAAASPDALSSAAGSPGASASSASAAALAGAAASSGVSDLPDISVECFAGGDAVNLRELRGPAVINVWATYCGPCREELPVVQRLADTGKLTVLGLDTGDSRQAAASFGSDHGVTMPTLYDPDRTAISRLGVVNLPSTIFVDASGKTYVHRYPMDAAGLTELVREHTGISVQL from the coding sequence GTGAGGGCTGGTCTTCCGATCGTTGCCGGCGCGGTGGGCGCGGTGCTGCTGGCCGGGTGCTCGGCGGCGGCTCGGTCCGAGGAGTCGGCGGCGGTCTCTTCGCCGTTCACGGCTTGCACTCCGCCGGCTGAAGCTCCTTCGTCCGCTGCTGCCTCGCCGGACGCTCTTTCGTCCGCTGCAGGCTCGCCCGGTGCCTCTGCTTCCAGCGCTTCCGCTGCCGCGCTTGCCGGTGCTGCGGCTTCCTCCGGGGTGTCCGATCTTCCGGATATTTCGGTTGAGTGCTTTGCCGGGGGTGACGCGGTCAATCTGCGGGAGCTGCGCGGTCCCGCGGTGATCAACGTCTGGGCCACGTACTGCGGGCCCTGCCGGGAAGAGCTGCCGGTCGTGCAGCGGCTGGCCGACACCGGCAAGCTGACCGTGCTCGGCCTGGACACCGGGGACAGCCGGCAGGCGGCCGCGTCGTTCGGATCCGATCACGGCGTGACCATGCCGACCCTCTACGACCCCGACCGCACGGCGATCAGCCGGCTCGGCGTGGTCAACCTGCCCAGCACGATCTTCGTCGACGCGAGCGGGAAGACGTATGTCCACCGCTATCCGATGGACGCCGCCGGGCTGACCGAACTGGTGCGCGAGCACACCGGAATCTCGGTGCAGCTGTGA
- the nth gene encoding endonuclease III, whose product MLARSMKRFAGETPIGVKRRARKMARVLADTHPDAHCELDFSTPLELAVATILSAQTTDVRVNQVTPRLFRKYQSAADYASADRAEMEEILRPTGFFRAKTNSLINLGQTLLATHDGRLPGKLDELVKLPGIGRKTANVILGNAFDVPGITVDTHFRRLTNRFGWVHEEDPVKIEFLVADLIEKRDWTMLSHRVIFHGRRVCHARKPACGACTLAASCPSYGTGPTEAAPAAKLLKGPRARDLAAAAGVDPELVPAAAVLAPEEP is encoded by the coding sequence GTGCTGGCGCGGTCGATGAAGCGTTTCGCGGGCGAGACGCCGATCGGTGTGAAGCGCCGGGCCAGGAAGATGGCCCGGGTGCTCGCCGACACCCATCCGGACGCGCACTGCGAGCTCGACTTCAGCACGCCGCTGGAGCTGGCCGTGGCGACGATCCTGTCCGCGCAGACCACCGACGTCCGGGTCAACCAGGTGACCCCGCGGCTGTTCCGGAAATATCAGTCGGCGGCCGACTACGCCTCCGCCGACCGGGCCGAGATGGAGGAGATCCTCCGGCCGACCGGGTTCTTCCGGGCCAAGACGAACTCGCTGATCAACCTCGGTCAGACGCTGCTGGCCACGCACGACGGCCGGCTGCCCGGCAAGCTCGACGAGCTGGTGAAGCTGCCCGGCATCGGGCGCAAGACCGCCAACGTGATCCTCGGCAACGCGTTCGACGTGCCCGGGATCACCGTCGACACGCACTTCCGGCGGCTCACCAACCGGTTCGGCTGGGTCCACGAGGAGGATCCGGTCAAGATCGAGTTCCTGGTCGCCGACCTGATCGAGAAGCGCGACTGGACGATGCTGTCGCACCGGGTGATCTTCCACGGGCGGCGGGTCTGCCACGCGCGGAAGCCGGCCTGCGGGGCCTGCACGCTGGCGGCGTCCTGCCCGTCGTACGGGACCGGGCCGACCGAGGCGGCGCCGGCCGCCAAGCTCCTCAAGGGGCCCCGGGCCCGGGATCTGGCGGCGGCCGCCGGGGTCGACCCGGAGCTGGTGCCGGCCGCGGCCGTGCTCGCGCCGGAGGAACCGTGA
- a CDS encoding CapA family protein produces the protein MNSHPRSHRKSFSGRSALNITLVLAVAAGVAVGGVALANRGSGSDASWHSASAPGTAVPGKTAAVREESTTVESVTLSATGDIMMSSAPNGLPPKNGAGFFDAVRKDLASDLVMGNLEQPLTEDTGASKCGSPARSGCFAFRSPPSYAGHLKAGGFQLMNLANNHAKDFGTTGNRNTIEALEGAGLEHTGATDEITTVDVKGIKIAVIGFSPYAGTNNLNDLAHTRTVIKQAKAAADLVVVQVHMGAEGVTKNHVTPGTENYLGENRGDPVKFTHAAVDAGADLVIGHGPHVVRGMEFYRGKLIAYSLGNFAGGGHTLSKDGILKYAGILRVTLRKDGSYGGGKFVSTALNSNGLPTRDAAGEHGRELVTSLTAADFPQTGVTIGDDGTIKPSA, from the coding sequence ATGAATTCGCACCCCCGGTCCCACCGCAAAAGCTTTTCTGGGCGTTCTGCCCTGAATATCACCCTTGTCCTCGCCGTTGCCGCCGGCGTGGCCGTGGGTGGCGTCGCCCTGGCCAATCGGGGGAGCGGCAGCGACGCGAGCTGGCATTCCGCATCCGCACCCGGCACCGCAGTCCCGGGCAAGACCGCCGCCGTCCGCGAGGAGTCGACCACCGTCGAATCCGTGACACTTTCGGCCACCGGCGACATCATGATGTCCAGCGCGCCGAACGGGTTGCCGCCGAAGAACGGCGCCGGATTCTTCGACGCGGTTCGCAAGGACCTCGCCTCCGATCTGGTGATGGGCAATCTCGAACAGCCGCTCACCGAGGACACCGGCGCCTCCAAGTGCGGTTCGCCGGCTCGCAGCGGCTGCTTCGCGTTCCGCTCGCCGCCCTCCTATGCCGGGCACCTCAAGGCCGGCGGCTTCCAGCTGATGAATTTGGCCAACAACCACGCCAAAGATTTCGGTACGACCGGCAACCGCAACACCATCGAGGCGCTCGAGGGCGCCGGGCTCGAACACACCGGCGCGACCGACGAGATCACGACCGTCGACGTCAAGGGCATCAAGATCGCGGTGATCGGGTTCTCGCCGTACGCGGGCACCAACAACCTGAACGACCTGGCGCACACCCGGACCGTCATCAAGCAGGCCAAGGCGGCGGCCGACCTGGTCGTGGTCCAGGTGCACATGGGTGCCGAAGGGGTCACGAAGAACCACGTCACGCCGGGCACCGAGAACTACCTCGGGGAGAACCGCGGCGACCCGGTCAAGTTCACCCACGCGGCCGTCGACGCCGGGGCCGACCTGGTCATCGGGCACGGGCCGCACGTGGTCCGGGGCATGGAGTTCTACCGGGGCAAGCTGATCGCGTACAGCCTCGGCAACTTCGCCGGCGGGGGCCACACGCTCTCCAAGGACGGCATCCTGAAGTACGCCGGGATCCTGCGCGTGACCCTGCGCAAGGACGGGTCGTACGGCGGCGGGAAGTTCGTCTCGACCGCCCTGAACAGCAACGGCCTGCCCACCCGGGACGCCGCCGGGGAGCACGGCCGTGAGCTGGTCACCTCCCTGACGGCGGCGGACTTCCCGCAGACCGGAGTGACGATCGGCGACGACGGGACGATCAAGCCGTCGGCGTGA
- a CDS encoding Crp/Fnr family transcriptional regulator, producing MDEVLARSGIFQGVDPEAAEALAKEMDTIEVRKGDVVFNEGEAGDSLYIVLSGKIKLGRRAADGRQNLVSIMGPSDMLGELSLFDPGPRTATATAVTDSRLARLKKSSLRPWLNNRPEIAEQLLRVLARRLRRTNDALADLIFTDVPGRVAKNLLQMAGRFGTRDGGVLRVTHDLTQEELAQLVGASRETVNKALADFASRAWLRLDGKSVIILDPERLARRARV from the coding sequence ATGGATGAGGTACTGGCGCGCAGCGGAATCTTCCAGGGCGTTGACCCGGAAGCCGCAGAGGCGCTCGCCAAGGAGATGGACACGATCGAGGTCCGCAAGGGCGACGTGGTCTTCAACGAGGGCGAGGCCGGCGACAGCCTGTATATCGTTCTGTCGGGAAAGATCAAGCTCGGTCGCCGTGCTGCGGACGGACGGCAGAACCTCGTCTCCATCATGGGTCCGTCCGACATGCTGGGCGAGTTGTCCCTCTTCGACCCTGGCCCGCGTACGGCCACGGCGACCGCGGTGACCGACAGCCGGCTCGCCCGGCTGAAGAAGTCGTCGCTGCGTCCGTGGCTGAACAATCGGCCGGAGATCGCGGAGCAGCTGCTGCGGGTCCTGGCCCGTCGGCTGCGGCGGACGAACGACGCCCTGGCCGACCTGATCTTCACGGACGTGCCCGGTCGGGTGGCGAAGAATCTGCTGCAGATGGCCGGCCGGTTCGGTACCCGGGACGGTGGTGTGTTGCGCGTCACGCACGACCTCACCCAGGAGGAGCTGGCCCAGCTGGTCGGCGCGTCCCGCGAGACGGTGAACAAGGCACTTGCCGACTTCGCCTCGCGCGCGTGGCTGCGACTGGACGGTAAGAGCGTCATCATTCTCGATCCGGAACGACTCGCCCGGCGCGCTCGCGTCTGA
- a CDS encoding carboxyl transferase domain-containing protein — MTVLDTTLDPRDPAYLEGRGTTMQWLASLEGALDEARAGGGEKWVTRHHARGKLLPRERIEMLLDQDGPFLELSPVAARGSEFPVGASVVTGIGVVEGIECVVIANDPTVAGGAVNPYTAEKIRRAARIASENRLPLVNLVESSGEAAPAGSIARELSRLTADRVPTVCVVFGSTSGDAAYLPALSDYTIVVRGHAKVLTIHPQRSGVEVRATPVVPAGPPGPADQLAEDERDGLRLARQCVRRFNWRKQGLSARTTRPGEPRHDPEALLSLAAADPATFDPREVLARILDDSDFDEFKPGQGSVLVAGWGELHGYPLGVLAGPGVWLSPAESQKAVHFLQLANATATPVLFLRYRGEIKNNDEAGVRQHDAPLVHAVAKSTVPHLVVTIGPEPGGPPDRADQPRFQFSWPRPPAEPAAADDGVIDPRDTRTVLGLCLSAVHSAAVAGAEHVGVFRP; from the coding sequence GTGACCGTGCTCGACACCACGCTGGACCCGCGCGACCCCGCGTACCTGGAGGGTCGCGGCACCACCATGCAGTGGCTCGCCTCGTTGGAGGGCGCGCTCGACGAGGCGCGCGCCGGCGGCGGCGAGAAGTGGGTGACCCGGCACCACGCGCGGGGGAAACTCCTGCCCCGGGAACGCATCGAGATGTTGCTCGACCAGGACGGCCCGTTCCTCGAGCTGTCCCCGGTGGCGGCCCGCGGCTCGGAGTTCCCGGTCGGCGCGAGCGTGGTCACCGGCATCGGCGTGGTCGAGGGCATCGAGTGCGTGGTGATCGCGAACGACCCGACGGTGGCCGGGGGCGCGGTCAACCCGTACACCGCGGAGAAGATCCGCCGGGCCGCCCGGATCGCCTCGGAGAACCGGTTGCCGCTGGTCAACCTGGTCGAGTCGTCCGGCGAGGCGGCACCGGCCGGGAGCATCGCCCGCGAGCTGAGCCGGCTGACCGCCGACCGGGTGCCGACCGTCTGCGTGGTCTTCGGGTCCACCAGCGGGGACGCGGCGTACCTGCCGGCGCTCTCCGACTACACGATCGTGGTGCGGGGGCACGCCAAGGTGCTGACCATCCACCCGCAGCGCAGCGGGGTCGAGGTGCGGGCCACCCCGGTGGTGCCGGCCGGTCCGCCCGGGCCCGCCGACCAGCTGGCCGAGGACGAGCGGGACGGGCTGCGGCTGGCCCGCCAGTGCGTGCGCCGCTTCAACTGGCGCAAACAGGGGCTGTCGGCCCGGACCACCCGTCCGGGCGAGCCCCGTCACGACCCGGAGGCCCTGCTCAGCCTGGCCGCCGCGGACCCGGCGACGTTCGATCCCCGGGAGGTGCTGGCCCGGATCCTGGACGACTCCGACTTCGACGAGTTCAAGCCGGGCCAGGGCAGCGTGCTGGTGGCCGGCTGGGGCGAGCTGCACGGCTACCCGCTCGGCGTACTGGCCGGCCCGGGCGTCTGGCTCTCCCCGGCCGAGTCGCAGAAGGCCGTGCACTTCCTGCAGCTGGCGAACGCGACCGCGACGCCGGTGCTGTTCCTGCGGTATCGAGGGGAGATCAAGAACAACGACGAGGCCGGCGTACGGCAACACGACGCCCCCCTGGTCCACGCCGTTGCCAAGTCGACCGTGCCGCACCTGGTCGTCACCATCGGCCCGGAGCCCGGGGGCCCACCGGACCGCGCCGACCAGCCCCGATTCCAGTTCAGCTGGCCGCGTCCCCCGGCGGAGCCCGCCGCGGCCGACGACGGCGTCATCGACCCCCGCGACACCCGTACGGTCCTCGGCCTCTGCCTCTCCGCAGTGCACAGCGCCGCCGTGGCTGGTGCCGAGCACGTCGGCGTGTTCCGACCTTGA
- a CDS encoding biotin carboxylase N-terminal domain-containing protein, which produces MIRRLLVADRGEIARRVFATCRLVGIETVAVYSDVDTDAPHVNEADYAVHLEGNTPATTYLEQHALIAAAKRAGANAVHPGNGMLAEDPEFAAAVTDAGMIWVGPPAATLRTLHRKSETKKLVAEAKVPVLPTFTDPATVPGFPVLIKPDAGIGGAGMRVVRDASTLAEAVASARREVDGDVFCEPYVANVRHIEVPILADAMGAVVPFGERECSVQRRYQKIVEETPSPAVDAALREDLCRAAIVAVRALGFVGAGAVEFLLDSDGDFWFLELTPTLQTDHAVTECTSGYDLVRLQLLIAEGGSLPMPGPPPIRGHAIEVRICAEDPAYAWLPSAGTLHRFAVPDVAGAFRPLPQPGLRLDSGVADGSVTGVQYDPMLAKLIAWAPSRQEAARMLASALARAQLHGVVTNRDLLVRTLRHHSFRAGDIDTGFLDRHPEVFAPLLSSVDAVRLSCLASALAGAADRRASAPVLGTLPSGWRNVPSGSQTAVYDGPTGPVEVGYRMNRHGELAGWWVRSVDPEELDLAGLGQAPVDEHPPITVVSASRDRVVLNVQGIRLAVLVHRVGDVSYVDSPEGSVTLREISRFPLPAPEAAESSLIAPLPGAVRRVLVVPGQRVRAGELLLTLEAMKLEHPVHAPSAGVVSSLPVHPGAEVDTGELLAILDPE; this is translated from the coding sequence GTGATCCGACGACTCTTGGTCGCCGACCGTGGTGAGATCGCCCGCCGGGTGTTCGCCACCTGCCGTCTGGTCGGTATCGAGACGGTCGCCGTCTACTCGGACGTCGACACCGACGCCCCGCACGTCAACGAGGCCGACTACGCCGTCCATCTGGAGGGCAACACCCCGGCCACGACGTACCTGGAGCAGCACGCGCTGATCGCCGCCGCCAAGCGGGCCGGCGCGAACGCGGTGCACCCGGGCAACGGGATGCTCGCCGAGGATCCGGAGTTCGCCGCCGCGGTCACCGACGCCGGGATGATCTGGGTCGGCCCGCCCGCCGCGACGCTGCGCACCCTGCACCGCAAGAGCGAGACGAAGAAGCTGGTCGCCGAGGCGAAGGTGCCGGTGCTGCCGACCTTCACCGACCCGGCGACGGTGCCCGGGTTCCCGGTCCTGATCAAGCCGGACGCCGGCATCGGGGGCGCCGGCATGCGCGTGGTCCGGGACGCGTCGACGCTGGCCGAGGCGGTCGCGTCGGCCCGGCGCGAGGTGGACGGCGACGTGTTCTGCGAGCCGTACGTCGCCAACGTCCGGCACATCGAGGTGCCGATCCTGGCCGACGCGATGGGCGCGGTGGTGCCGTTCGGCGAGCGGGAGTGCTCGGTGCAGCGGCGCTACCAGAAGATCGTCGAGGAGACCCCGTCCCCGGCGGTCGACGCGGCGCTGCGCGAGGACCTGTGCCGGGCGGCGATCGTCGCGGTCCGGGCGCTCGGGTTCGTCGGCGCCGGCGCGGTTGAGTTCCTGCTCGACTCGGACGGCGACTTCTGGTTCCTGGAGCTCACCCCGACCCTGCAGACCGATCACGCGGTCACCGAGTGCACCTCCGGCTACGACCTGGTCCGGCTGCAGCTGCTGATCGCCGAGGGCGGCAGCCTGCCGATGCCCGGGCCGCCGCCGATCCGCGGGCACGCCATCGAGGTGCGGATCTGCGCCGAGGACCCGGCCTACGCCTGGTTGCCGAGCGCCGGCACCCTGCACCGGTTCGCGGTGCCGGACGTGGCCGGCGCGTTCCGCCCGCTGCCGCAGCCCGGCCTGCGCCTGGACTCCGGCGTCGCGGACGGCTCGGTGACCGGGGTCCAGTACGACCCGATGCTGGCCAAGCTGATCGCCTGGGCGCCGTCCCGGCAGGAGGCGGCCCGGATGCTGGCGTCCGCGCTGGCCCGGGCCCAGCTGCACGGCGTGGTCACCAACCGGGACCTGCTGGTCCGCACGTTGCGGCACCACTCGTTCCGGGCCGGCGACATCGACACCGGCTTCCTGGACCGGCATCCCGAGGTGTTCGCCCCGCTGCTCTCCTCGGTGGACGCGGTCCGGCTCTCCTGCCTGGCGTCCGCGCTGGCCGGGGCCGCCGACCGGCGGGCCAGCGCGCCCGTGCTCGGCACCCTGCCGTCCGGCTGGCGCAACGTCCCGTCCGGCTCGCAGACCGCGGTCTACGACGGCCCGACCGGCCCGGTCGAGGTCGGCTACCGGATGAACCGGCACGGCGAGCTGGCCGGCTGGTGGGTCCGCTCGGTCGACCCGGAGGAGCTGGATCTGGCCGGTCTCGGTCAGGCGCCGGTCGACGAGCACCCGCCGATCACCGTCGTCTCGGCGAGCCGCGACCGGGTGGTCCTGAACGTCCAGGGCATCCGCCTGGCGGTCCTGGTGCACCGCGTCGGGGACGTCTCCTACGTGGACAGCCCCGAAGGATCGGTCACGCTGCGTGAGATCTCACGCTTCCCGCTGCCGGCCCCGGAGGCCGCGGAGAGCTCGCTGATCGCTCCGCTGCCGGGGGCGGTCCGCCGGGTCCTGGTGGTGCCGGGGCAGCGGGTCCGGGCCGGGGAGCTGCTGCTCACGCTGGAGGCGATGAAGCTGGAGCACCCGGTGCACGCGCCGTCCGCGGGCGTGGTCTCCTCGCTGCCGGTTCATCCGGGAGCCGAGGTGGACACCGGCGAGCTGTTGGCGATTCTTGACCCTGAGTAA